The following proteins are co-located in the Equus caballus isolate H_3958 breed thoroughbred chromosome 15, TB-T2T, whole genome shotgun sequence genome:
- the ZC3H8 gene encoding zinc finger CCCH domain-containing protein 8 isoform X2, producing the protein MMDFENLFSNPPNPALGRKLATDSDERHSGNSTASSKNLPHRKSRSKDYDVYSDNDICSQESEDNFAKELQQYIQAKEMANAAQSLPFPEESTKKEGVKDSQKAVKQKNKNLKAVRKNGKQKKMKRKWPGTGDKGPNASLKDSGSQEQDGKPKEKQQQVRMSQAFINQHTVERKGKQICKYFLERKCIKGDQCKFDHDAEIEKKKEMCKFYVQGYCTRGENCLYLHNEYPCKFYHTGAKCYQGEYCKFSHAPLTAETQELLAKVLDTEKKSS; encoded by the exons GCACTCAGGAAACTCTACAGCATCATCGAAGAATTTGCCACATAGAAAATCAAGAAGTAAAGACTATGATGTGTACAGTGATAATGATATCTGCAGTCAGGAATCAGAAGATAATTTTGCTAAAGAGCTTCAACAGTATATACAAGCTAAAGAAATGGCAAATGCTGCTCAATCCTTACCATTTCCTGAAGAATCTACGAAGAAAGAGGGAGTGAAGGATTCCCAAAAAG CtgttaaacaaaagaataaaaaccttAAAGCTGTTCGCAAGAAtggtaaacagaagaaaatgaagcGAAAATGGCCTGGCACTGGAGACAAAGGACCAAATGCTTCATTGAAGGACAGTGGCTCACAAGAACAG gaTGGTAAACCtaaagagaagcagcagcaagtGAGAATGAGCCAGGCGTTCATCAACCAACACACAGTGGAACGCAAGGGAAaacaaatttgtaaatattttcttgaaaggaAATGTATTAAG GGAGACCAATGTAAATTTGATCATGATgcagaaatagagaagaaaaaggaaatgtgtaAGTTTTATGTACAAGGATATTGTACCAGAGGTGAAAACTGTCTGTATTTGCATAAT GAATATCCCTGCAAGTTTTACCATACAGGAGCAAAGTGTTATCAGGGAGAATATTGCAAGTTTTCACATGCTCCACTGACTGCTGAAACACAAGAACTGTTGGCTAAA GTTTTGGATACTGAAAAGAAGtcatcatga